A window of Nitrospinota bacterium contains these coding sequences:
- the mdh gene encoding malate dehydrogenase, which yields MARAKITIVGAGNVGATAAHWAASKELADVVLVDIVEGVPQGKALDLWEAAPVGLFDCRMVGSNSYEESADSDVVIITAGIARKPGMSRDELLSTNVKIVKAVTEECVKASPNAYIIVVSNPLDAMAWVAKEVSGLPKERVMGMAGMLDSARLCSFIALELDVSVEDTYALVMGGHGDTMVPLPRYSTVAGVPITELMTQEQIDRIVERTRNAGAEIVAYLKTGSAYYSPAACAIEMAEAIIKDKKRVVPCAAYLEGEYGINGLYVGVPIKLGAGGVEEILELELTDEEGAMLQNSADHVRELIGQITL from the coding sequence ATGGCACGAGCTAAGATAACCATCGTTGGGGCAGGCAACGTCGGGGCCACAGCCGCCCACTGGGCGGCTAGTAAGGAGCTTGCCGACGTGGTCCTGGTGGACATCGTCGAGGGCGTCCCTCAGGGCAAGGCGCTTGATCTATGGGAAGCGGCCCCAGTTGGGCTCTTCGACTGCCGCATGGTCGGAAGCAACAGCTACGAGGAGAGCGCAGACAGCGACGTTGTAATCATTACCGCAGGCATCGCCCGCAAGCCGGGTATGAGCCGCGACGAGCTGTTGTCTACGAACGTCAAAATCGTCAAGGCGGTCACCGAGGAGTGCGTCAAGGCGAGCCCGAATGCATATATCATCGTCGTCTCCAACCCCCTGGATGCCATGGCCTGGGTGGCCAAAGAAGTCAGCGGGCTCCCTAAGGAGCGGGTCATGGGCATGGCGGGAATGCTCGACAGCGCCCGCCTCTGCAGTTTCATCGCATTGGAGCTAGATGTGAGCGTCGAGGACACCTATGCCCTCGTGATGGGAGGCCACGGCGACACCATGGTCCCCCTTCCCCGGTATTCCACGGTGGCGGGCGTTCCGATTACAGAGCTCATGACACAGGAGCAGATCGACCGGATCGTCGAGCGAACCCGAAACGCCGGGGCCGAGATCGTCGCTTACCTGAAAACTGGCAGCGCCTACTACTCGCCGGCGGCCTGCGCGATTGAGATGGCCGAGGCCATCATCAAGGACAAGAAGCGGGTCGTACCATGCGCCGCCTACCTCGAGGGCGAGTACGGCATCAATGGGCTCTACGTGGGCGTGCCGATAAAGCTGGGAGCCGGAGGGGTCGAGGAGATTCTGGAGCTCGAGCTGACCGACGAGGAGGGCGCCATGCTCCAGAATTCGGCCGACCACGTCCGAGAGCTCATCGGCCAAATCACGCTATAA
- a CDS encoding succinate dehydrogenase/fumarate reductase iron-sulfur subunit: protein MSGKKTITMNVTRFRPEQEEAPTEQAYEFEFPDDWVVLDALNHIKDQMDGTLSFRWSCRMGICGSCGMMVNGEPKLTCAAFLRDYHPAEIRVEPLAYFPIIRDLVIDMTDFLDKLKAITPWIVREEEKPLEEGEYLQTPEELAEYKQFSMCINCMLCYSACPVYGLESDFIGPAVIALAHRYNLDSRDEGQEARQQVIASSKGIWECTLVGECTEVCPKKVDPAMAIQRTKVATTTEWAKSLILPRGKK, encoded by the coding sequence ATGAGTGGTAAGAAGACGATCACAATGAATGTGACACGGTTTCGACCGGAACAAGAGGAGGCTCCAACGGAGCAGGCCTACGAGTTTGAGTTTCCCGATGACTGGGTGGTCCTCGATGCGCTCAACCACATCAAGGACCAGATGGACGGTACGCTCTCTTTCCGCTGGTCTTGCCGTATGGGCATCTGTGGCAGTTGCGGCATGATGGTCAACGGAGAGCCGAAATTGACCTGCGCCGCCTTCCTCAGGGACTATCATCCGGCCGAGATTCGAGTGGAGCCTCTGGCATACTTCCCGATAATCCGGGATCTGGTCATCGACATGACCGACTTTCTGGACAAGCTCAAAGCGATAACGCCTTGGATAGTCAGGGAAGAGGAGAAACCTCTTGAGGAAGGGGAGTATCTCCAAACACCTGAAGAACTTGCGGAGTACAAGCAATTCAGCATGTGCATCAACTGCATGCTATGTTACTCAGCCTGTCCGGTCTACGGGCTAGAGTCCGATTTTATAGGCCCGGCCGTCATCGCCCTGGCCCACCGATACAATCTCGACTCCAGGGACGAAGGGCAGGAGGCGCGCCAGCAGGTGATCGCGAGCAGCAAGGGTATCTGGGAATGCACCCTGGTGGGTGAGTGCACCGAGGTCTGTCCGAAGAAAGTGGACCCGGCGATGGCCATCCAGCGCACCAAAGTCGCCACGACAACCGAGTGGGCCAAGTCGCTTATACTTCCGCGGGGGAAGAAATGA
- a CDS encoding FAD-binding protein, translating into MDVPTHDVLIVGGGGAGLRAAIAAAEANDHISIGVVSKVYPMRSHTVSAEGGTAAAVREENTDSHAYDTIKGSDFLADQDAVEIFVKESLDEVIQLDHWGCPWSRDPDGRMSVRTFGGMSVDRTLFCSDKTGFHMLHTLYQTSLKYDRIAWYDEWFVTSLMQDDGKICGVTALNVRSGGIYAIPAKAVILCTGGAGKLFAFTTNASIKTGDGMALTYRAGGPLKDMEFVQYHPTGLPGTGILITEASRSEGGYLLNSEGERYLSAYTPERMELGPRDMLSRAFIQEQRANRVFEGPYGEYVHLDIRHLGEERIMERLPFVRELATEYVGIDPVYEPIPVRPVVHYMMGGTHTDSVGKTPVDGLFAAGEGACVSMNGANRLGSNSLSEIIVFGARSGRAAAQYVEGRELPGADTLDQMAKEEKRRIEEKFLKPNNGKERIANIRRDMQMAMERGIGIYRTEEVMKETCEAIRVLRQRFDQVELDDLSSVFNTELISALELGYMLDVAEALAHSALLREESRGSHAREDFETRDDEHFLQHSMAYQTPEGPPRIEYLPVTITRWQPEERKY; encoded by the coding sequence ATGGATGTTCCGACACATGACGTCCTGATCGTTGGCGGTGGCGGAGCGGGCCTGCGGGCCGCGATCGCCGCGGCCGAGGCCAACGACCACATCAGCATTGGGGTCGTCTCCAAGGTCTATCCCATGCGGAGCCACACAGTCTCAGCGGAGGGCGGGACTGCGGCGGCCGTTCGTGAAGAAAATACCGATTCGCACGCCTACGACACCATCAAGGGTAGCGATTTCCTGGCCGACCAGGACGCGGTCGAGATCTTCGTCAAAGAGTCTCTTGACGAAGTGATCCAGTTGGATCACTGGGGATGTCCGTGGAGCCGCGATCCTGATGGCCGCATGAGCGTTAGAACCTTCGGCGGCATGAGTGTGGATCGGACGCTCTTCTGCTCCGACAAGACCGGATTTCACATGTTGCACACGCTTTATCAAACCTCCCTGAAATACGACCGCATCGCATGGTACGACGAATGGTTCGTCACCTCGCTGATGCAAGACGACGGCAAAATCTGTGGTGTGACGGCGCTTAACGTGCGCTCGGGGGGCATTTACGCCATTCCTGCAAAGGCCGTAATTCTCTGCACGGGAGGGGCCGGAAAGCTATTTGCCTTTACCACTAACGCGTCGATCAAGACCGGGGACGGAATGGCCTTGACCTATCGTGCCGGGGGGCCGCTGAAAGATATGGAATTTGTGCAATACCACCCCACCGGCCTGCCCGGAACCGGCATCCTCATCACCGAGGCCTCGCGGAGCGAGGGAGGCTACTTGCTCAACAGCGAAGGGGAGCGCTACCTGAGCGCATACACGCCCGAACGTATGGAGCTGGGGCCCCGAGATATGCTGTCGAGAGCGTTCATCCAAGAGCAGAGGGCCAATCGGGTCTTCGAGGGACCTTACGGGGAGTACGTCCATCTGGATATACGGCACCTGGGGGAGGAGCGTATCATGGAACGACTACCCTTTGTGCGGGAATTGGCGACAGAATACGTGGGGATTGACCCGGTTTACGAACCGATCCCTGTCCGGCCGGTCGTCCACTACATGATGGGCGGCACCCATACCGACTCTGTCGGCAAGACGCCCGTCGATGGGCTCTTCGCCGCGGGGGAAGGCGCCTGCGTGAGCATGAACGGGGCCAACCGTCTGGGCTCCAACTCCCTCTCCGAGATAATTGTTTTCGGAGCCCGCTCCGGAAGGGCGGCTGCGCAATATGTTGAGGGCCGGGAGCTGCCTGGGGCAGACACTCTGGACCAGATGGCCAAAGAGGAGAAGAGACGAATCGAGGAGAAATTTCTCAAGCCCAATAACGGCAAAGAGCGGATCGCTAACATCCGCCGCGATATGCAGATGGCCATGGAACGAGGTATTGGCATCTACCGTACAGAAGAGGTAATGAAAGAGACGTGTGAGGCGATCCGAGTACTCCGGCAACGCTTCGACCAGGTGGAGCTGGATGACCTATCGAGTGTCTTTAACACCGAACTCATCTCAGCGCTCGAGCTGGGCTATATGTTGGACGTCGCCGAGGCGCTGGCTCACTCCGCACTGCTACGTGAAGAATCCAGAGGCTCGCACGCACGGGAGGACTTCGAGACAAGAGACGATGAGCACTTCTTGCAGCATTCGATGGCTTATCAGACGCCAGAGGGGCCTCCTCGGATCGAGTACCTGCCGGTGACAATCACCCGCTGGCAGCCTGAAGAGCGAAAGTATTAG
- the sucC gene encoding ADP-forming succinate--CoA ligase subunit beta yields MKIHEHEAKEILKRYGVPVPEGGVASTAEEARAVTERLGGTVVVKAQIHAGGRGKGGGIQLADGPEEAQRAAEAILGMTLITPQTGPEGRLVQKVLVEEGMEIEKELYLGVVIDRSANRPVVMASEAGGMDIEEVAAETPEKILNETVDPLLGLKPYQARNLAFGLNLPAELISPGVKLIVGLYKCFEEMDCSLLEVNPLVITRDGRLLALDAKMNFDDSALWRHKELAAMRDLNEEEPLEIEASKHNLNYIKLDGNVGCMVNGAGLAMATMDIIKLAGGEPANFLDVGGGATQEMVENAFRILVSDENVKAVLINIFGGILRCDVLARGVVEAVKSVEVDVPVVVRLEGTNVEQGREILQTSGLEFTVATGMGDAAEKVVTAAQAAG; encoded by the coding sequence ATGAAAATTCACGAGCACGAGGCCAAGGAGATTCTCAAACGCTACGGGGTGCCGGTCCCTGAGGGCGGAGTGGCCTCGACGGCTGAGGAGGCCCGGGCCGTGACCGAGCGGCTTGGCGGCACGGTGGTGGTAAAGGCACAGATCCATGCCGGAGGCCGGGGCAAGGGTGGGGGCATCCAGCTCGCCGATGGGCCCGAAGAAGCGCAACGGGCGGCCGAGGCGATTCTCGGAATGACGCTCATCACCCCCCAGACGGGCCCCGAGGGCCGCCTGGTCCAAAAGGTCCTTGTCGAAGAAGGCATGGAGATTGAGAAGGAGCTCTACCTGGGAGTTGTGATTGACCGGTCGGCCAACCGGCCCGTCGTCATGGCGAGCGAGGCCGGCGGGATGGATATTGAAGAGGTCGCGGCCGAGACCCCGGAGAAGATACTCAACGAGACGGTAGACCCGCTGCTTGGGCTCAAACCCTACCAGGCCCGCAACCTCGCCTTCGGCCTCAACCTGCCGGCTGAGCTCATCTCCCCGGGGGTCAAGCTCATCGTCGGGCTCTACAAGTGCTTCGAGGAGATGGACTGCTCCCTGCTGGAGGTCAACCCCCTGGTCATCACCCGGGACGGCCGCCTGCTGGCCCTCGATGCCAAGATGAACTTCGATGACAGCGCTCTTTGGCGACACAAGGAGTTGGCGGCGATGCGCGACCTCAACGAGGAAGAGCCCCTGGAGATCGAGGCTAGCAAACACAACCTCAACTACATCAAGCTCGACGGCAACGTCGGGTGCATGGTAAACGGGGCGGGGCTGGCGATGGCGACAATGGACATCATCAAGCTCGCAGGCGGCGAGCCGGCCAACTTCCTCGACGTGGGCGGCGGCGCCACCCAAGAGATGGTGGAGAACGCCTTCCGCATTCTCGTGAGCGACGAGAACGTCAAGGCCGTCCTCATCAACATATTCGGTGGCATCCTGCGGTGCGACGTGCTTGCGCGGGGAGTCGTGGAGGCGGTCAAGTCGGTTGAAGTCGACGTTCCGGTGGTGGTTCGCCTTGAGGGGACCAACGTGGAGCAGGGCCGGGAAATTCTACAAACCTCAGGGTTGGAATTCACCGTGGCCACGGGCATGGGCGATGCTGCCGAGAAGGTGGTGACGGCGGCCCAGGCGGCGGGCTAG
- a CDS encoding fumarate reductase subunit C yields MKRIEPEYTYPTYTHPMPTNWWMRNRKYFLFMMRELSSLFIALFVLVYLYSLSLLSKGQDVYGAFQESLRSGGFILFFLVALVFASYHSYTWFTIMGKVQVIRVGGKKVPERTIAAAAIAGWIAVSVVVFFFFTS; encoded by the coding sequence ATGAAACGGATCGAGCCCGAATATACCTATCCGACTTACACCCATCCTATGCCCACCAACTGGTGGATGCGTAACCGCAAGTATTTCCTTTTCATGATGCGGGAGTTGAGCAGTCTGTTCATAGCCTTGTTTGTACTGGTCTACCTTTACTCGCTCTCCTTACTCTCAAAGGGGCAAGACGTGTATGGAGCGTTCCAGGAGTCGCTACGCTCCGGAGGATTCATTCTCTTTTTCCTGGTGGCGCTCGTATTCGCCTCCTACCACAGCTATACCTGGTTCACAATAATGGGCAAGGTCCAGGTCATCCGCGTGGGAGGCAAGAAAGTTCCGGAGAGGACGATAGCCGCCGCCGCGATTGCTGGCTGGATCGCTGTCTCGGTGGTCGTATTCTTCTTTTTTACGAGCTGA
- the rsmA gene encoding ribosomal RNA small subunit methyltransferase A, protein MTLYRRTRGILSAHGVRPKKALGQHFLVDEGVLVAIMEAAEVGPADTVLEIGGGVGVLTQALARRALAVHCLEIDPDLAAVLTEALAEFDNVTVHQADALKFPYETLPAPYAVVANIPYQISTPLVDCFVAERARLSRVTLTVQREVAQRFHASPGTKDYGALSVKLAYYFVVRHQAPVPAEAFWPPPKVDSAIITMTPRPAPPVEVGPNGEAFLSMVRQAFAHRRKTLRKNLQVSRAQGWSAEAVEQALAETGIDRMRRAETLTLEEFAALWRALSGAR, encoded by the coding sequence TTGACGCTTTACCGAAGAACCCGAGGCATTTTGAGCGCCCACGGTGTGCGCCCCAAGAAGGCATTGGGACAGCACTTCCTCGTCGATGAAGGGGTCCTCGTGGCCATCATGGAAGCCGCCGAGGTGGGGCCCGCCGACACGGTGTTGGAGATCGGCGGCGGCGTTGGCGTCCTGACCCAGGCCCTGGCCCGACGCGCACTAGCCGTTCATTGTCTGGAGATTGACCCGGACCTGGCCGCCGTCCTCACTGAGGCTCTAGCCGAATTCGACAACGTTACGGTCCACCAAGCCGACGCCCTCAAGTTCCCCTATGAAACCCTGCCGGCGCCCTACGCCGTCGTGGCAAACATTCCCTACCAGATTAGCACACCCTTGGTGGATTGCTTCGTCGCCGAGCGGGCGCGCCTGAGCCGGGTTACGCTGACCGTACAGAGAGAGGTGGCCCAACGGTTTCACGCCTCACCCGGGACGAAGGACTACGGGGCCCTTTCGGTCAAGTTGGCCTACTACTTTGTCGTCCGCCACCAGGCCCCAGTGCCCGCCGAGGCCTTCTGGCCACCGCCGAAGGTGGACTCGGCCATCATCACCATGACCCCCAGGCCGGCTCCGCCTGTTGAAGTCGGGCCGAACGGGGAGGCTTTTCTTAGCATGGTGCGTCAGGCCTTCGCCCACCGTCGCAAGACGCTACGGAAGAACCTACAGGTCTCGCGGGCCCAAGGCTGGTCGGCCGAGGCTGTGGAGCAGGCCCTCGCTGAAACTGGCATCGATCGAATGAGACGAGCTGAAACCCTTACACTGGAAGAGTTTGCCGCGCTGTGGCGGGCCCTATCGGGAGCGCGCTAG
- the lepB gene encoding signal peptidase I: MPQDPQSTEPQRPKGLQKGSWLRSNLEALGLAVALAIVLRIFVVQAFTIPSGSMIPTLLVGDYILVNKFIYHFTSVGRGDIVVFRSPEDPDRDYIKRVIGQPGEELSLKGGTVFVNGQPLKENFAPRQSDNPFGRLGSPLSSWGPKVVPAGHYFLLGDNRSNSRDSRVWGFLNGDMIRGRAFLIYFSWNGEEHGVRWGRLGKILH; this comes from the coding sequence ATCCCCCAAGACCCCCAAAGCACCGAGCCCCAGCGGCCGAAGGGGTTGCAGAAGGGCTCGTGGCTCAGGAGTAACCTGGAGGCCCTGGGGTTGGCCGTGGCCCTTGCAATAGTCTTGAGAATCTTCGTCGTCCAGGCCTTCACAATCCCTTCCGGCTCGATGATTCCGACCCTCCTAGTCGGTGACTACATTCTCGTCAATAAATTCATCTACCACTTCACGTCCGTGGGCCGGGGGGACATCGTCGTTTTCCGCTCACCGGAGGACCCAGATCGAGACTACATCAAGCGGGTCATCGGCCAACCAGGGGAGGAGCTCTCCCTCAAGGGGGGAACGGTATTCGTAAACGGACAACCGCTGAAAGAAAATTTCGCCCCCCGCCAATCGGACAACCCGTTCGGCAGGCTGGGCTCACCGCTGTCGAGCTGGGGCCCGAAGGTTGTTCCCGCTGGCCATTACTTCCTCTTGGGCGACAACCGGAGCAACAGCCGGGACAGCCGGGTCTGGGGTTTCCTCAACGGCGATATGATCCGGGGTCGCGCATTCTTGATCTACTTTTCCTGGAACGGTGAGGAACACGGCGTCAGGTGGGGCCGCCTGGGCAAGATCCTCCACTAG
- a CDS encoding fumarate reductase subunit D — protein sequence MYEIDKTEPFLWGLFSAGGVVAALFVPIHIIIAGLAVPLGLLGADAVGYTHMRALLGNPLVKLYLFVLVALPLFHAAHRLRFALKDMGLKVPGQVLGMVLYSGAILGTVVAAIILAGLP from the coding sequence ATGTACGAGATAGATAAGACCGAGCCATTCTTGTGGGGCTTGTTCTCGGCGGGAGGCGTTGTGGCGGCCCTGTTTGTGCCGATCCACATCATTATCGCCGGTCTGGCCGTTCCGTTAGGACTTCTAGGCGCAGACGCCGTCGGCTACACTCACATGCGCGCCCTGCTCGGAAATCCGCTCGTCAAGCTCTACCTCTTCGTGCTGGTGGCGCTTCCCCTCTTTCACGCGGCCCATAGGCTTCGGTTTGCGTTGAAAGATATGGGGCTCAAGGTGCCAGGACAGGTCTTGGGCATGGTCTTATACAGCGGTGCTATTTTAGGAACCGTTGTGGCGGCAATAATTCTGGCGGGCCTTCCGTGA
- the sucD gene encoding succinate--CoA ligase subunit alpha — translation MAILVDKETRLLVQGITGREGRFHTEQCAAYGTQVVAGVTPGKSGEDVNGIPVFNTVSEAVAATGANSSMIFVPPAFAADAALEAFHAGIGVIACITEGIPTYDMIYVKRRLEETSARLIGPNCPGLISPGKCKAGIMPGNIHSEGPVGVISRSGTLTYEVVAQLTERGIGQSTCIGIGGDPIIGTDFIDCLKLFEQDDQTEAICIIGEIGGTAEEEAAAYIQNHVTKPVIGFICGLTAPPGRRMGHAGAIISGGKGTAEEKIHTMREAGIHISESPATIGARVAEVLGR, via the coding sequence ATGGCAATTCTCGTCGATAAGGAAACCCGCCTGCTCGTTCAAGGGATAACGGGCCGCGAGGGGCGGTTCCACACCGAACAATGTGCCGCCTACGGCACGCAGGTGGTGGCGGGCGTGACGCCCGGCAAGAGCGGAGAGGACGTTAACGGCATCCCGGTTTTCAATACCGTCTCAGAGGCGGTGGCCGCCACGGGCGCCAACTCCTCGATGATTTTCGTCCCGCCGGCCTTCGCCGCCGACGCAGCGCTCGAGGCCTTCCACGCCGGGATCGGCGTGATCGCCTGCATCACCGAGGGCATCCCAACTTATGACATGATCTACGTCAAGCGCCGGCTCGAAGAGACATCGGCTCGCCTCATCGGCCCCAACTGCCCAGGCCTTATCTCACCGGGGAAGTGCAAGGCAGGGATCATGCCGGGCAACATCCACTCCGAGGGCCCCGTGGGGGTGATCTCCCGCAGCGGGACCCTCACCTACGAGGTTGTAGCCCAGCTCACCGAGCGGGGAATTGGACAGTCAACCTGCATCGGCATCGGTGGCGACCCCATCATCGGGACCGACTTCATTGACTGCCTGAAGCTCTTCGAGCAGGACGACCAGACCGAGGCGATCTGCATCATCGGTGAGATCGGCGGGACTGCAGAGGAAGAGGCTGCGGCCTACATCCAGAACCATGTCACCAAGCCGGTCATAGGTTTTATCTGCGGTCTGACAGCCCCGCCGGGACGCCGAATGGGCCATGCGGGAGCGATTATCTCCGGCGGCAAGGGCACGGCGGAGGAGAAAATCCACACCATGAGGGAGGCGGGGATTCACATCTCCGAAAGTCCCGCCACCATCGGGGCCCGCGTCGCGGAAGTGCTGGGTCGCTGA